A window of Auraticoccus monumenti contains these coding sequences:
- a CDS encoding SDR family NAD(P)-dependent oxidoreductase: protein MTVTLITGANKGIGFETARQLRELGHDVWIGARDLGRGEQAAAEIGARAVQLDVTDDESVRAALATIEEADGRLDVLVHNAGILLTGAPDGPSALRSFDTNAVGVVRVTEAALPLLRRSETPNVVVVSSSAGSFWAVNEPSRPESQLSGIAMYSASKAAATMLTVHYAKAHPDIRFNALEPGFTSTDMTSAMGGGRPVQDSARTVVRLATLGADGPTGTFSDEDGELRW, encoded by the coding sequence ATGACCGTCACACTGATCACCGGCGCCAACAAGGGGATCGGCTTCGAGACCGCACGCCAGCTGCGGGAGCTGGGCCACGACGTCTGGATCGGCGCCCGTGACCTCGGCCGCGGCGAGCAGGCCGCGGCGGAGATCGGCGCCCGCGCCGTGCAGCTGGACGTGACCGACGACGAGTCCGTGCGCGCCGCGCTGGCCACCATCGAGGAGGCCGACGGGCGGCTGGACGTCCTCGTCCACAACGCAGGGATCCTGCTGACCGGCGCCCCCGACGGCCCTTCCGCGCTGCGGTCCTTCGACACCAACGCGGTCGGGGTCGTGCGCGTCACCGAGGCGGCGCTGCCGCTGCTGCGCCGCTCGGAGACCCCGAACGTGGTCGTCGTCTCCAGCAGCGCGGGGTCGTTCTGGGCGGTGAACGAGCCCTCCCGACCGGAGTCCCAGCTGTCCGGCATCGCCATGTACTCGGCGTCGAAGGCGGCAGCCACCATGCTGACCGTCCACTACGCCAAGGCCCACCCCGACATCCGCTTCAACGCCCTCGAGCCCGGCTTCACCTCCACCGACATGACCTCGGCCATGGGCGGCGGGAGGCCGGTGCAGGACAGCGCGCGGACCGTCGTCCGACTGGCCACCCTCGGTGCGGACGGACCGACCGGGACGTTCAGCGACGAGGACGGTGAGCTGCGCTGGTGA
- a CDS encoding alkaline phosphatase D family protein: protein MPAPASEPALGRRRFLTTAGVGLAAATLAPAAVARAAVPADPFTLGVASGDADDTSVVLWTRLAPAPMDRTTSFGMGSTEEVTVDLRVATSVDRLADERTCVATVSCTAVKGDGFSVHALVEGLRPRTRYVYQFSVEGHLSPVGETRTLPAPGTSTPVRFAVINCQNLAGGAEELHFNGMSDLVQSHDVDFVVFLGDYIYEFGRAAHVPPTAVDDIAGYRTRYGQYKSRESLREVHRRFPVYAVPDDHEFFNDVRGGTLPARPPRWNAALRAYWENLPLRGRPEPDAAGRLWLELHRRVRWGDSLDLFLTDIRQHLGTTTMLGEEQETALLDFLTTSTARFTAIGTQTPMTSFAGFGSPWREHAATRARITQALLARKQQDPRAFNPLVLAGDIHCAMVSHVQLDVDDVSSTPVATEFVNAPMTSGSANNWDAVRLAGQGGPGFRAAYGFTQGSSWTQYNGLSIHTVTPGSWTTTYRLGNQINRPDGAITLSPSWSLRYGAEVGSVTPRA, encoded by the coding sequence ATGCCCGCACCTGCCTCCGAGCCCGCGCTCGGCCGCCGCCGCTTCCTGACCACCGCCGGCGTGGGGCTCGCGGCCGCCACCCTCGCGCCCGCCGCGGTGGCCCGCGCCGCCGTCCCGGCCGACCCGTTCACCCTCGGGGTGGCCTCCGGGGACGCCGACGACACCTCGGTGGTGCTGTGGACCCGGCTGGCCCCGGCACCGATGGACCGGACGACCTCGTTCGGGATGGGCTCGACCGAGGAGGTGACCGTCGACCTGCGGGTCGCCACCTCGGTGGACCGCCTGGCCGACGAGCGGACCTGCGTCGCCACCGTCTCCTGCACCGCGGTCAAGGGTGACGGGTTCTCGGTGCACGCGCTGGTGGAGGGGCTCCGGCCCAGGACCCGTTACGTCTACCAGTTCAGCGTGGAGGGCCACCTCAGCCCGGTGGGGGAGACCCGCACGCTGCCCGCTCCCGGCACGTCCACCCCGGTCCGCTTCGCGGTGATCAACTGCCAGAACCTCGCCGGGGGTGCGGAGGAGCTCCACTTCAACGGGATGAGCGATCTCGTGCAGAGCCACGACGTCGACTTCGTGGTCTTCCTCGGCGACTACATCTACGAGTTCGGCCGCGCGGCCCACGTGCCGCCGACCGCGGTGGACGACATCGCCGGCTACCGCACCCGCTACGGGCAGTACAAGAGCCGCGAGAGCCTCCGCGAGGTGCACCGCCGCTTCCCCGTCTACGCCGTCCCCGACGACCACGAGTTCTTCAACGACGTCCGCGGCGGCACCCTGCCCGCCCGCCCGCCGCGCTGGAACGCCGCCCTGCGGGCCTACTGGGAGAACCTGCCGCTGCGCGGCCGTCCCGAGCCCGACGCGGCGGGCCGGCTGTGGCTGGAGCTGCACCGCCGGGTCCGCTGGGGTGACTCGCTGGACCTCTTCCTCACCGACATCCGCCAGCACCTGGGGACCACCACGATGCTGGGGGAGGAGCAGGAGACGGCGCTGCTGGACTTCCTCACGACCAGCACCGCCCGCTTCACCGCCATCGGCACCCAGACCCCGATGACCAGCTTCGCCGGGTTCGGCAGCCCGTGGCGCGAGCACGCCGCCACCCGGGCACGGATCACCCAGGCGCTGCTGGCCAGGAAGCAGCAGGACCCCCGCGCGTTCAACCCGCTGGTGCTGGCCGGCGACATCCACTGCGCGATGGTCAGCCACGTCCAGCTGGACGTCGACGACGTCTCCTCCACCCCGGTGGCCACCGAGTTCGTCAACGCCCCCATGACCAGCGGCAGCGCGAACAACTGGGACGCCGTCCGGCTGGCCGGGCAGGGCGGGCCCGGCTTCCGCGCCGCCTACGGCTTCACGCAGGGGTCGTCGTGGACCCAGTACAACGGGCTCAGCATCCACACCGTCACCCCGGGCAGCTGGACCACCACCTACCGGCTGGGCAACCAGATCAACCGCCCGGACGGGGCGATCACGCTCTCACCGAGCTGGTCGCTGCGCTACGGCGCCGAGGTGGGCAGCGTCACCCCGCGGGCGTGA
- a CDS encoding helix-turn-helix domain-containing protein, whose amino-acid sequence MTDRSNSLGAYLRARRALVTPEQAGIPDIGVRRVPGLRREEVAMLAGISADYYLRLERGRDRHPSLQVLESIARVLHLDDEHLTYLRTLVAEVPRQRRRRPRKEVPPAGALKLLEGLVQPAFIEGRYFDILASNSPARAISPRLAVGGNQLKDMFMDPAEQALLPQWEAVTECFVANLRQAVGNDVDDPRFIELTGELSLASAKFRQLWGRHEVRAQTGTPIRLHHPQVGELTLNRERMAIGGADGQMLVVYHADAGSTHADKLALLASADLPTVEAGVRQTV is encoded by the coding sequence GTGACTGACCGATCGAACTCTCTCGGCGCCTACCTCCGGGCCCGCCGAGCGCTGGTGACGCCCGAGCAGGCGGGGATCCCCGACATCGGGGTGCGGCGGGTGCCGGGGCTGCGCCGGGAGGAGGTCGCCATGCTGGCCGGCATCAGCGCCGACTACTACCTGCGGCTGGAGCGGGGGCGCGACCGCCACCCGTCGCTGCAGGTGCTGGAGTCCATCGCCCGGGTGCTGCACCTGGACGACGAGCACCTGACCTACCTGCGGACGCTGGTGGCCGAGGTGCCGCGCCAGCGCCGTCGCCGCCCCCGCAAGGAGGTCCCGCCGGCAGGGGCGCTGAAGCTGCTGGAGGGCCTGGTCCAGCCCGCCTTCATCGAGGGCCGCTACTTCGACATCCTCGCCTCCAACAGCCCCGCCCGGGCCATCTCGCCCCGTCTGGCGGTGGGTGGGAACCAGCTCAAGGACATGTTCATGGACCCGGCGGAGCAGGCCCTGCTCCCGCAGTGGGAGGCGGTCACGGAGTGCTTCGTGGCGAACCTGCGCCAGGCCGTGGGCAACGACGTCGACGACCCCCGCTTCATCGAGCTGACCGGTGAGCTGTCGCTGGCGAGCGCCAAGTTCCGCCAGCTCTGGGGCCGGCACGAGGTCCGTGCGCAGACCGGCACGCCGATCCGCCTCCACCACCCCCAGGTGGGAGAGCTGACCCTGAACCGCGAGCGGATGGCCATCGGCGGCGCCGACGGCCAGATGCTGGTCGTCTACCACGCCGACGCCGGCTCCACCCACGCCGACAAGCTGGCGCTGCTGGCCTCCGCCGACCTGCCCACCGTCGAGGCCGGGGTCCGGCAGACGGTCTGA
- a CDS encoding MsnO8 family LLM class oxidoreductase — MRISLLDRSRTRSGETDAEAVLTTVQRAVRAEELGFGRFWTAEHHAVPGIASAAPTVLLSAIGARTRDIRLGTGGIMVPNHRPVVIAEQALLLESLYPGRIDLGLGGSLGFTAPVRRALGRTILREGEYVDEIDQVRSYLEGRAEITVRPRVEPPPVFLLAIQGGLTLAAERGLPAVIGGPLLQDPAAIDAYVENFRPSPTTPAPYLVVSLDVVVAETTERARELLLPEAWAYLDSRDVGEFRPLQPVEEVRRLLRDTASTKKRTAVDSWVATAVAGTPDEVATSLAHLLERTGASEVLASVSTYDRSDVRVTDEFLASLLG, encoded by the coding sequence ATGCGCATCTCGTTGCTGGACCGCTCCAGGACGCGCAGCGGCGAGACCGATGCGGAGGCCGTGCTCACGACGGTCCAGCGTGCGGTGCGGGCGGAGGAGCTCGGCTTCGGTCGGTTCTGGACCGCTGAGCACCACGCGGTGCCGGGGATCGCCAGCGCCGCCCCGACGGTGCTGCTGTCGGCGATCGGGGCCCGCACGCGGGACATCCGTCTCGGCACCGGCGGGATCATGGTCCCCAACCACCGCCCGGTCGTGATCGCCGAGCAGGCTCTGCTCCTGGAGTCGCTGTACCCCGGCAGGATCGACCTCGGGCTCGGCGGGTCCCTCGGGTTCACCGCGCCGGTCCGGCGAGCGCTGGGTCGCACGATCCTGCGCGAGGGTGAGTACGTTGACGAGATCGACCAGGTGCGGTCGTACCTGGAGGGGCGCGCCGAGATCACGGTCAGGCCACGCGTCGAACCACCACCGGTGTTCCTGCTCGCCATCCAGGGCGGTCTGACCCTCGCCGCCGAGCGGGGCCTGCCCGCGGTGATCGGGGGTCCGCTCCTGCAGGACCCGGCAGCGATCGACGCCTACGTCGAGAACTTCCGGCCGAGCCCGACCACGCCCGCCCCCTACCTGGTGGTGAGCCTCGACGTCGTCGTGGCCGAGACCACCGAACGTGCTCGAGAGCTCCTGCTGCCCGAGGCCTGGGCCTACCTGGACTCCCGCGACGTCGGGGAGTTCCGCCCGCTCCAGCCCGTCGAGGAGGTGCGTCGTCTGCTCCGCGACACCGCGAGCACGAAGAAGCGCACGGCGGTGGACTCCTGGGTCGCGACCGCGGTCGCGGGCACGCCGGATGAGGTCGCGACGTCGTTGGCGCACCTGCTCGAGCGGACCGGCGCCTCGGAGGTCCTCGCGAGCGTCAGCACCTACGACCGCTCCGACGTCCGCGTCACCGACGAGTTCCTCGCCTCGCTCCTGGGCTGA